A genomic region of Lodderomyces elongisporus chromosome 5, complete sequence contains the following coding sequences:
- the NCP1 gene encoding NADPH-cytochrome P450 reductase, with amino-acid sequence MALDSLDLYVVIILTLSVAAYFAKGYFFDKPESTGFLNADGGAGGVGGINSRNILEVLAKNNKNALLLFGSQTGTAEDYCNKMSKELSSRFGLHTMVADFADYDWEKFEEIKEETLVFFLMATYGEGEPTDNAIEFMEYLENEADTLSSLRFTVFGLGNSTYEFYNAIGRKLNTTLEEKGAERFAEYGEGDDGLGTLDEDFLSWKDNVFDSLRNNLSLEEKELKYEPSVKVIERDDLTKDDNSVSLGEPNKKHIAGDVDLTKGPFDHTHPYIAQITATKELFNTKERSCVHVEFDLSDSNLKYTTGDHLAVWPQNSNENIEKFLKAFGLEDKRDDVYALKAIDSTYQIPFPTPITYEATIRHHLEISGPISRQFFLSVAGFAPDEETKTKLTSLATDKSKFAEAVTQKKYNIADALLAVSGGKPWKNVPFEFLIENVQHLQPRYYSISSSSLSEKSKIDITAVVEVEQESDGRVVSGVVTNLLKNIELKQHKSQQQPIVTYDLDGPRGKFSNFKLPVHVRRSTFKLPSSTKTPIILVGPGTGVAPLRGFVRERVQQVKNGMNVGPSLLFYGCRNENEDYLYKDEWKEYAKTLGSNFEIITAFSRQDPAKKVYVQHKLLEQAKRINELLVEGAIIYVCGDASHMARDVQASFAKVIAQERGIDVEKAAELIRSLKVQNRYQEDVW; translated from the coding sequence aTGGCATTAGATTCATTAGACTTGTACGTGGTCATCATCTTGACCTTATCCGTGGCTGCTTATTTTGCCAAAGGGTACTTTTTTGACAAACCAGAATCCACCGGTTTCCTCAATGCCGATGGTGGTGCTGGCGGTGTTGGCGGTATAAATTCAAGGAACATTTTGGAAGTGTTGgccaaaaacaacaaaaatgctttattgttgtttggtTCTCAAACAGGTACTGCTGAAGATTATTGTAACAAGATGTCCAAAGAATTGAGCTCCCGTTTTGGCTTGCACACCATGGTTGCTGATTTTGCTGATTACGACTGGGAGAAATTTGAGGaaatcaaagaagaaacattGGTTTTCTTCCTTATGGCCACTTATGGTGAAGGTGAACCCACTGATAATGCTATTGAATTTATGGAATACTTGGAAAACGAGGCAGATACATTGAGTTCATTGAGATTTACCGTATTTGGATTGGGTAACTCTACTTATGAATTTTACAATGCCATTGGTAGAAAATTAAACACAACATTGGAGGAAAAAGGTGCCGAGAGATTTGCCGAGTATGGTGAAGGTGATGATGGTTTGGGAACTTTGGATGAAGATTTCCTTAGTTGGAAAGATAATGTGTTTGACTCTTTGAGAAATAACTTGAGTTTGGAAGAGAAGGAGTTGAAATACGAGCCAAGTGTTAAAGTTATCGAAAGAGACGACTTGACAAAGGACGATAATTCCGTTAGTTTGGGAGAaccaaacaagaaacacaTTGCTGGAGACGTTGACTTGACCAAAGGACCATTTGACCACACTCACCCATACATTGCCCAAATTACTGCGACTAAAGAATTGTTCAACACCAAGGAGAGATCCTGTGTCCATGTTGAATTTGACCTTAGTGACTCGAACTTGAAATATACAACCGGTGACCATTTGGCTGTTTGGCCACAGAATAGTAATGAGAATATTGAGAAATTTCTCAAGGCATTTGGCTTGGAGGACAAACGCGATGATGTTTATGCGTTGAAAGCAATTGATTCAACTTATCAAATTCCCTTCCCAACACCAATCACTTATGAAGCCACAATTAGACACCATTTGGAAATTAGTGGTCCTATCTCGAGAcagtttttcctttcaGTTGCTGGATTTGCACCagatgaagaaacaaagaccAAGTTGACCTCGTTGGCCACCGATAAGTCCAAGTTTGCCGAAGCGGTTACGCAAAAGAAGTACAACATTGCTGATGCCTTGCTTGCTGTTTCTGGTGGTAAACCATGGAAAAATGTTCCATTTGAGTTTTTGATTGAAAATGTTCAACATTTGCAACCACGTTACTATTCGATTTCGTCGTCGTCATTGAGTGAAAAGAGCAAGATTGATATTACTGCTGTTGTGGAAGTTGAGCAAGAGTCTGATGGCAGAGTTGTTTCTGGTGTGGTTACCAACTTGTTGAAGAATATTGAGTTGAAGCAGCACAAGTCTCAGCAACAACCTATTGTCACTTATGATCTCGATGGGCCAAGAGGCaagttttccaattttaAGTTACCAGTGCATGTTAGACGCTCTACATTTAAGCTCCCATCGTCAACAAAGACACCTATTATTTTGGTTGGTCCGGGAACTGGTGTGGCGCCATTGCGTGGGTTTGTTAGGGAGCGCGTGCAGCAAGTCAAGAATGGAATGAATGTTGGGCCCtcacttttgttttatggTTGTCGAAATGAAAACGAAGATTACTTGTACAAGGATGAGTGGAAGGAATATGCCAAGACCCTTGGTTCCAACTTTGAAATCATTACTGCGTTCTCCAGACAAGATCCAGCAAAGAAGGTTTATGTGCAACACAAGTTGTTGGAGCAAGCAAAGAGGATCAATGAGTTATTGGTTGAAGGTGCCATTATCTACGTGTGTGGTGATGCGTCGCATATGGCTAGAGATGTGCAAGCTAGTTTTGCCAAGGTGATTGCGCAAGAGAGAGGAATTGATGTTGAAAAGGCTGCAGAGTTGATTAGAAGTTTGAAGGTGCAGAATAGGTACCAGGAAGATGTTTGGTAG
- the NAT4 gene encoding N alpha-acetyl-transferase — translation MDVEFEINGQAYSEFHEDDSELSRKIAQNVSYDILLSQLPNAFHLPGLNTHISPAADLAQEQIEELISIIDDNLGDLYIKNNGINWKIDKDRDEMKEPGLVVVWFTEKDKTRVAGYISFKLCFDADERFVVYLYEIHFRKDFQGKSLGRIVMDQFHFFAKGLQRSDHSLYQRVKGTSLTVFSDNERALNWYKRLGYQLAENSPQDKVLRSGKIRKPGYYLLRRGIIS, via the coding sequence ATGGATGTTGAGTTCGAAATCAACGGTCAAGCATATTCAGAATTCCACGAAGATGATTCTGAGCTTCTGAGAAAAATTGCTCAAAATGTATCTTATGATATTTTGTTGTCCCAGTTGCCAAATGCATTCCACTTACCAGGTCTAAACACGCATATCCTGCCTGCTGCTGATCTTGCACAAGAACAAATCGAGGAGCTCATCTCCATTATCGATGACAATCTAGGTGACCTTTACATCAAGAACAATGGTATAAATTGGAAAATCGATAAGGACAGAGATGAGATGAAGGAGCCCGGCTTGGTTGTTGTATGGTTTACTGAAAAGGATAAAACACGTGTAGCTGGTTATATTTCGTTCAAATTGTGTTTTGATGCAGATGAACGATTTGTGGTATATTTATATGAAATTCATTTTCGAAAGGATTTTCAGGGCAAATCATTAGGCCGAATAGTGATGGaccaatttcatttttttgctaaAGGATTACAGCGATCTGACCATTCGTTATATCAAAGAGTGAAAGGAACCTCTTTAACGGTATTTTCGGATAATGAAAGAGCATTAAATTGGTACAAAAGATTAGGGTATCAGTTGGCGGAAAATTCACCACAAGATAAAGTCTTAAGGAGTGGGAAAATCCGGAAACCTGGATATTATCTATTGCGACGAGGTATAATAAGTTGA
- the DAL5_2 gene encoding Allantoate permease: MKEKNEATDSIRPVSSISGDELEKNKEGAIATSVHSKTSVDAFTIAYDDSDINNINDINNVDRAMKFAIEHKGEQISISKDELKRVLLKIDLFILPMVCLVYAIQYMDKTSTSYGSILGLRTSLHMEGNMYSWTSTCFYLGYLAFAFVSAYLLQRLPLVKTVSVFIVLWGVILALCAVPQYPGFIALRTILGALESSVTPAFALITSQWYRQEEQYLRTACWFSSNGIGQIIGSAIGYGLYKNQHLYSLPAWKLVFVITGVMTIVLGFLVALHIPDTPTEAWFLNAREKAVVVERIRSNQQGFGNPRFKKSQFIEALKDYHSWLYVLFALSFNIPNGGITSFTSILLNEDFGYSTEKSLLMNMPQGTIIIVCCPLLAYLSQFIKSRLLMTTGVTAVALMSACLLAFAPTKEGRLAGLYLFTLSPIGSICILSQIASSVAGHTKKVTVSAMYLIAYCVGNLIGPQTFIASQAPGYQGAKVAIVVCIVVCLFTLIVIYFSFRRENKRRDSLPKVDLHIDNHEFADLTDRQNPHFRYAL, encoded by the coding sequence atgaaggaaaaaaacgAAGCTACAGATAGTATAAGACCAGTATCTTCAATCAGTGGAGAtgaattggaaaagaacaaagaaggCGCGATTGCAACTTCTGTACACTCCAAGACTAGTGTAGATGCTTTTACAATAGCATACGACGATAGTGACATCAATAATATCAACGATATCAACAATGTTGACCGGGCAATGAAGTTTGCCATTGAACATAAGGGTGAGCAGATTCTGATAAGCAAAGACGAACTAAAACGTGTTTTACTCAAGATTGATCTTTTCATATTACCCATGGTTTGTCTTGTATATGCTATACAGTATATGGACAAAACGTCGACAAGTTATGGTTCAATCTTGGGGTTAAGGACCAGTTTGCATATGGAAGGGAATATGTACAGCTGGACCTCCACTTGTTTCTATCTTGGATATTTGGCTTTTGCATTTGTGCTGGCGTATTTGCTCCAACGATTACCGCTTGTCAAAACTGTTTCTGTGTTTATTGTTCTTTGGGGTGTTATTCTTGCATTGTGTGCTGTACCCCAATACCCTGGCTTTATTGCCTTGCGAACGATATTGGGTGCCTTGGAATCTTCAGTCACGCCGGCGTTTGCATTGATTACGTCGCAGTGGTATAGACAAGAGGAGCAATATTTGCGGACCGCGTGTTGGTTTTCTTCGAATGGGATCGGCCAAATCATTGGACTGGCTATTGGATACGGTTTGTATAAGAACCAGCATCTATACTCTTTACCTGCTTGGAAGTTGGTGTTTGTAATCACTGGGGTGATGACAATTGTTTTAGGCTTTTTGGTGGCATTGCATATCCCCGATACACCAACCGAAGCATGGTTTTTGAATGCAAGGGAAAAGGCAGTGGTTGTTGAGAGGATAAGATCAAACCAACAGGGTTTTGGTAATCCAAGATTTAAAAAGAGTCAATTTATCGAGGCTCTCAAGGACTATCATTCTTGGCTATATGTGCTTTTTGCATTGTCATTTAATATACCTAATGGGGGTATCACCAGTTTCACGTCTATTTTGCTTAATGAAGATTTTGGATACAGTACTGAAAAGTCATTACTCATGAATATGCCTCAGGGTACAATCATTATAGTGTGTTGCCCTTTACTTGCTTATTTGTCGCAATTTATAAAGTCTCGCTTGTTGATGACAACTGGTGTTACTGCCGTTGCCCTTATGCTGGCGTGTTTGTTGGCCTTTGcaccaacaaaagaagGGCGTTTAGCGGGCCTTTACCTTTTCACGCTCTCACCCATAGGCTCTATATGTATTTTATCGCAGATTGCATCATCTGTTGCAGGACATACGAAGAAAGTAACTGTTAGTGCGATGTATTTGATTGCTTATTGCGTTGGTAATCTTATTGGGCCCCAAACTTTCATTGCGAGTCAGGCTCCCGGCTACCAAGGTGCAAAGGtagctattgttgtttgtattGTTGTGTGCTTGTTCACCTTGATTGTTAtctacttttctttcagaagagaaaacaagagGAGAGACTCCCTACCCAAGGTAGATTTGCATATAGATAATCACGAGTTTGCTGACTTGACAGATAGACAAAATCCACATTTCAGATATGCGTTGTGA
- the DNF3 gene encoding drs2 neo1 protein yields the protein MSNLNPSDNTLPNITLHSNETSQANGAKEDIENRHNERDHEPTPFRPGNSNGNNNNNSLQVPSNPQPRRKRGLSLRSQLFNKAFNIQEDTPPPSSSSSVPQQSKTSSSNTQGPASAPVPVPLSSSSSSSFQNPQLSHQQNYQIPLSGSTTTTFEPQKGIELQDIPKNQIHSPQPPPSINIDEAPELFSPINPTAVKGAHYDPYNSLSDAHLTKSSSHLTMDSMRTSNSTNSFIAKRQRLHGVPKNKFLTQLKELKNKLLGIKSLPNTETGRIIPLSVNPESVNSYYQDEYYSTKFKGYIDERTNHTYINNLITSSKYTVYSFLPKQLKAQFSKVANCYFMVVAIMQMIPGWSTTGHYTTIIPLCIFMSISIAREGFDDWKRHGHDKEENNKLTTVIKEDLEMSSFDTHSINTILTETIPVNNSRMNLNGKTQSLSVQNIASNNSSLSDMEDSLTNENLAFTNKHALKRYNLKEIPTKWKNVKVGDIVKVNEDEWFPADMILIATSNNDTQEAFVETMALDGETNLKSKVPHKDLSDRASTVPGLKNLHALVTTEDPNIDLYNFDASFSMHDMTFPLGSENMVYRGSILRNTKAVLGLVVFTGEETKVRMNNLKNPRTKAPKLQKNINYIVIFMVFVVIMLAAFSTMAQRLEYFSNRDGAWYLYNQDAGVAATLMGFIIMYNTLIPLSLYVTMEIIKVMQLCFLQFDIDMYHKESNTPADAKTATILEELGQVSYIFSDKTGTLTDNKMVFRKMSVCGVSFLHDLDLLLTERSNPEENNGIDKLVPRTSMHIPQSSTKKQANPESMEIGYNPRISTTSLARESMDVRQSGVSTKTWVSTAQPRKLQDATNSLHLLRYVQSHPQTLFAKKAKFFLLCLALCNTCLPRKKDKNKCKDGSSTSSLDDEEVEKDMGSVGDNDNNNNNGNNNENDDDNNNGHDDSSITYQAASPDELALVQAARDLGYVMFDKRSEKLTVKTYPHGFDNDPVFEEYKVLDVIEFSSARKRMSIVIKFPDGRICVICKGADNIILEKLKNAKMAKQKAMEISVQTTERKMEEQDVILQSRFSQDIESRESGLSFRKSLNIGGGAGGAGASANFGAGAGVGGDFVHGNPSGTNRVNTIDSALMGAEEEEREVAMIAEKARKSLHIQQARKYTFEMNEDEGGARNSTNGYDKQQTHSGSALRLIPNDKLLVNEEFLIEKTLEHIEEFSTEGLRTLLYSFRWLDKNEYESWHSEYANAKAALSERTKLVEEVGSKIECNLELVGATAIEDKLQEGVSEAIVKLRRAGIKLWMLTGDKRETAINIGYSCRLIKDYSTLVVLTNDEGMRKICENIKSTLRDLEGGRIAHCVLVIDGATLGDVEADQDLFAYFLELCVQVDSTICCRASPSQKANMVSAVRKLKKSAVTLAIGDGANDIAMIQSADIGVGITGKEGLQAARSADYAIAQFRYLLKLLLVNGRYNYVRTSKFVLCTFYKELLFYLTQCVYQRSTLFSGSSMYESWSLSMFNTLFTSLPVICIGMFDKDLKPATLLAVPELYAKGRLYQAFNLRIFISWMVLATLQSVGVTFMAFYCWGFTALRDNTTFAFGSLMFAVMIILINAKCTLLEMQNRQWLAFASFIISVGGFGLWNVLIMALYKSKQSTIYFVADGLYEWGRDQSWWASLLIFSFVPLLFDIFIKIFKFMFKPSDDEIFKVYEQDMELRRIFETAAYKELCQSWTWPRDPSTTKAFLRKILVKIGILRDKQSTEKENPSADIELSNYSNYEPHLDISSSINRKRAGTNQLDHELPPSSDGSKIYGDDFARTSDDKYETLPSGKRIKIKQRNRKWSLSRALRKRGSANGDDDDDDDVDAIIDARLKNLREEEEGH from the coding sequence ATGTCCAACCTAAATCCTCTGGACAATACCTTACCCAATATTACACTACATAGTAACGAAACCTCTCAAGCCAATGGGGCTAAAGAGGATATAGAAAATAGACACAATGAAAGAGATCATGAGCCAACACCATTTAGACCAGGCAACAGTAATggcaacaataacaataactcATTACAGGTGCCACTGAATCCCCAGCCCAGACGCAAAAGAGGTTTATCACTACGATCACAGCTCTTTAATAAAGCTTTCAATATACAAGAGGatacaccaccaccactgctgctgctgctggtgcCACAACAGTCGAAAACCTCTTCTTCCAATACACAGGGACCAGCTTCAGCtccagttccagttccattatcttcttcttcatcatcatcatttcaGAACCCACAACTCTCTCATCAGCAAAATTACCAGATCCCACTATCGGGatctacaacaactacattTGAGCCACAAAAAGGTATAGAACTCCAGGACATtccaaaaaaccaaatccATTCACCACAACCGCCTCCGCTGATCAATATCGATGAAGCACCAGAACTTTTTTCTCCCATCAACCCAACTGCAGTTAAAGGTGCTCACTACGACCCATACAATAGTCTTCTGGACGCACACTTGACAAAATCTTCTTCCCACTTGACAATGGATAGCATGAGGACAAGCAATAGTACAAACTCCTTTATTGCCAAAAGACAACGACTACACGGTGTTCCAAAGAATAAATTTTTGACCCAATTGAAggaattaaaaaacaaattactAGGTATCAAGAGTTTACCCAACACAGAGACAGGACGAATAATACCATTAAGTGTAAACCCAGAGTCTGTGAATTCATACTACCAGGACGAATACTACTCAACAAAATTCAAAGGGTATATTGACGAACGAACAAATCACACTTATATCAATAACCTCATCACATCATCAAAATACACAGTCTATTCCTTTTTGCCAAAGCAGTTAAAAGCCCAATTTTCCAAAGTTGCCAACTGTTACTTTATGGTGGTGGCAATTATGCAAATGATTCCAGGTTGGTCCACAACGGGTCACTACACCACAATTATACCACTATGCATCTTTATGTCCATTTCAATTGCCAGAGAGGGATTTGACGATTGGAAGCGTCACGGCCATGATAAGGAAGAGAATAACAAACTCACCACAGTCATCAAAGAGGATTTGGAGATGAGCAGCTTTGACACACATTCAATAAACACTATACTTACGGAGACCATACCGGTAAATAACAGCAGAATGAATTTAAATGGGAAAACCCAGCTGTTGTCCGTCCAAAACATTGCGTCTAACAATTCCTCATTATCCGATATGGAAGATTCTCTCACAAATGAAAACTTGGCATTTACCAATAAGCACGCACTAAAACGCTACAATCTAAAAGAAATTCCTACAAAGTGGAAAAATGTCAAAGTTGGAGATATTGTTAAGGTCAACGAAGACGAGTGGTTTCCTGCGGATATGATTTTGATTGCAACGAGCAATAACGATACGCAAGAAGCTTTTGTTGAAACAATGGCTCTCGACGGagaaacaaatttgaaatctAAAGTGCCGCATAAGGATTTATCAGACAGGGCGTCTACAGTGCCtggattgaaaaatttgcaTGCTCTAGTCACAACTGAGGATCCTAACATTGACCTATACAATTTCGATGCCTCTTTTTCGATGCACGATATGACATTCCCACTTGGATCAGAAAATATGGTTTATCGTGGCAGTATTTTGAGAAATACCAAAGCTGTGCTTGGCCTAGTTGTGTTTACTGGTGAAGAAACCAAAGTCAGAATGAATAATTTGAAGAATCCTCGTACAAAGGCGCCAAAGCTACAGAAAAATATCAACTATATTGTAATATTTATGGTGTTTGTTGTCATTATGTTAGCAGCATTCTCAACAATGGCACAACGACTTGAGTATTTCAGCAATAGGGATGGCGCGTGGTATTTGTATAACCAGGATGCCGGTGTTGCAGCCACTTTGATGGGTTTTATCATCATGTACAATACGCTTATTCCGTTATCACTTTATGTCACCATGGAAATTATAAAAGTTATGCAATTGTGTTTCTTGCAATTTGACATTGATATGTACCATAAGGAATCAAACACACCTGCAGATGCCAAGACTGCAACCATATTGGAGGAGTTGGGACAGGTCTCGTACATATTCAGTGACAAGACAGGCACTTTGACTGACAACAAGATGGTATTTAGGAAGATGAGTGTGTGCGGAGTTAGTTTTCTACATGATCTAGATTTATTGCTTACGGAACGGTCGAATccagaagaaaacaatggAATTGATAAATTGGTTCCGCGTACAAGTATGCATATACCTCAGTCTTCTACCAAAAAGCAAGCAAATCCAGAGTCAATGGAGATTGGATATAATCCCAGAATAAGCACAACTTCTTTGGCTAGAGAAAGCATGGATGTGCGCCAATCTGGGGTCAGCACCAAGACATGGGTATCAACAGCACAACCACGTAAATTGCAGGATGCTACAAATTCCTTGCATTTGCTTAGATACGTACAATCGCATCCACAAACATTGTTTGCAAAGAAAGCgaaattctttttgttgtgtTTAGCACTTTGTAACACGTGTCTTCCTCGAAAAAAGGATAAGAACAAATGCAAAGACGGCAGTTCAACCTCATCTTTGGATGACGAAGAAGTGGAAAAGGATATGGGTTCCGTCGGTGATaatgacaacaacaataataatggtAATAATAACGAAAATGACGACGACAATAATAATGGTCATGATGATTCTTCAATAACTTATCAAGCTGCTTCACCTGACGAGTTAGCTCTTGTTCAAGCTGCAAGAGATTTGGGCTATGTCATGTTTGACAAGCGTTCTGAGAAATTAACAGTCAAGACATATCCCCATGGATTTGACAATGACCCAGTATTTGAAGAGTACAAAGTCTTGGATGTTATAGAGTTTTCTTCTGCGAGAAAGAGAATGTCCATTGTAATTAAATTTCCGGATGGACGCATCTGTGTTATTTGCAAAGGTGCTGATAATATTATATTGGAAAAGCTTAAAAATGCTAAAATGGCCAAACAAAAGGCTATGGAGATTTCTGTCCAAACTACAGAGAGGAAAATGGAAGAACAGGATGTTATTCTCCAGTCTAGATTCTCTCAGGACATTGAGTCTCGAGAATCTGGTCTTTCTTTCCGCAAGAGCTTAAATATTGGTGGCGGTGCAGGTGGTGCAGGTGCAAGTGCAAATTTTGGTGCCGGTGCCGGCGTCGGTGGTGATTTTGTTCATGGTAATCCTTCTGGTACTAATAGAGTCAACACTATAGATAGTGCCTTGATGGGAgccgaagaagaagagcgGGAAGTGGCAATGATTGCAGAGAAAGCTCGTAAATCATTACATATTCAACAAGCTCGGAAATATACTTTTGAAATGAACGAGGATGAAGGCGGAGCGCGTAATTCAACTAATGGATATgataaacaacaaactcaTTCAGGCTCAGCATTGCGTCTCATTCCAAACGATAAATTACTTGTTAACGAAGAGtttttgattgaaaaaactCTTGAACACATTGAGGAGTTCTCTACAGAAGGATTAAGGACGTTGTTATACTCTTTCCGTTGGTTGGACAAAAACGAATATGAGTCATGGCATTCTGAatatgcaaatgcaaaagcTGCGTTGAGTGAGCGAACGAAATTGGTTGAGGAAGTTGGAAGTAAGATTGAATGCAACTTGGAATTGGTTGGCGCCACTGCAATCGAGGATAAACTTCAGGAAGGTGTGAGTGAAGCTATTGTTAAACTTCGAAGGGCAGGCATCAAATTGTGGATGCTTACTGGTGACAAGAGAGAAACAGCAATCAATATCGGATACTCTTGTAGATTAATCAAAGATTATTCTACATTAGTGGTGCTAACCAATGATGAAGGGATGCGGAAGATTTGTGAGAACATCAAGTCCACCTTGAGAGACTTGGAAGGAGGTCGAATAGCGCATTGTGTTTTGGTCATTGATGGAGCAACACTAGGCGATGTTGAAGCGGATCAAGATCTATTTGCATATTTCCTTGAGCTTTGCGTACAGGTAGACTCTACCATTTGTTGTCGTGCATCTCCATCTCAAAAGGCTAACATGGTGAGTGCTGTAcgcaaattgaaaaaatcgGCTGTAACTTTAGCAATTGGTGATGGTGCTAATGATATTGCTATGATCCAAAGTGCCGatattggtgttggtatAACGGGAAAAGAGGGTTTGCAAGCAGCAAGATCTGCAGACTACGCGATTGCCCAATTTAGGTACTTGCTAAAACTTTTGTTAGTGAATGGACGCTATAACTATGTGCGAACATCAAAGTTTGTGCTTTGCACATTTTACAAAGAGTTGTTATTCTATTTAACGCAATGTGTTTATCAACGAAGCACTTTATTTTCAGGATCATCAATGTACGAGAGTTGGTCATTATCCATGTTCAACACTCTATTTACATCCTTACCAGTTATTTGTATAGGTATGTTTGATAAAGATCTCAAGCCGGCGACACTTTTGGCAGTTCCTGAACTATATGCCAAAGGCCGTCTTTACCAAGCGTTTAATCTAAGGATCTTTATCTCGTGGATGGTTTTGGCTACATTGCAAAGTGTTGGTGTCACTTTTATGGCATTTTATTGTTGGGGGTTTACTGCATTGCGCGACAATACGACGTTTGCATTTGGCTCATTGATGTTTGCCGTTATGATTATATTGATCAATGCCAAGTGTACGCTTCTCGAGATGCAGAACCGTCAGTGGTTAGCATTTGCTTCCTTCATCATATCAGTTGGTGGGTTTGGCTTATGGAACGTCTTGATCATGGCTTTGTACAAACTGAAACAATCCACTATTTACTTTGTGGCTGATGGATTATATGAGTGGGGACGTGACCAAAGTTGGTGGGCATCGTTACTTATTTTTTCGTTTGTGCCGTTACTATTTGACATTTTCATCAAGATTTTTAAATTCATGTTCAAACCTAGTGATGACGAAATTTTTAAAGTTTATGAACAAGATATGGAGTTGCGGAGGATATTTGAGACAGCTGCATATAAAGAGTTGTGTCAAAGCTGGACGTGGCCTCGAGATCCATCGACAACAAAGGCATTTTTGAGAAAAATTTTAGTCAAAATTGGAATTTTGCGTGACAAACAAAGCactgaaaaggaaaatccATCAGCTGATATTGAATTGAGCAATTATTCTAATTATGAGCCTCATTTAGACATCCTGTCGTCTATTAACCGCAAAAGAGCTGGTACAAACCAATTAGACCACGAATTACCTCCTAGTAGTGATGGGTCTAAAATTTATGGCGATGATTTTGCAAGAACCAGTGACGACAAGTATGAGACACTACCCAGTGGCAAgagaatcaaaatcaagCAACGTAATAGGAAATGGTCTCTTTCCAGAGCATTGCGTAAACGTGGCAGCGCcaatggtgatgatgacgacgacgacgatgtGGATGCAATCATTGATGCTAGATTAAAAAACttgagagaagaagaagagggcCATTGA